One Bradyrhizobium manausense DNA segment encodes these proteins:
- a CDS encoding GDSL-type esterase/lipase family protein: protein MTRSSFRIFLSVVAVIAIASVNPASAQIVALGHSAVHGNVAESEMWPAVLEGLLRARGSQVHVANAGVWGETTDATLARTPSAVPNGTRLVILCDNPGNDVRHNMSPAQAMQNIAAIKSQLKARGIRVVDVWGTYMSVWRQPGSVGPDGRHLSVEGNRKMAAAVVGMVR from the coding sequence ATGACCCGTTCGAGCTTCCGGATTTTCTTGTCAGTTGTCGCAGTCATCGCCATTGCCTCGGTCAATCCCGCATCCGCGCAGATCGTGGCGCTCGGCCATAGCGCGGTGCACGGCAACGTCGCCGAGTCCGAGATGTGGCCGGCCGTGCTGGAGGGATTGCTGCGCGCCAGGGGGTCCCAGGTTCACGTCGCCAATGCCGGCGTCTGGGGCGAGACCACCGATGCGACACTGGCCCGGACGCCGAGCGCCGTCCCCAATGGGACCAGGCTCGTCATCCTCTGCGACAACCCGGGCAATGATGTCAGGCACAACATGAGCCCGGCCCAGGCCATGCAGAACATCGCGGCCATCAAGAGCCAGTTGAAGGCCCGCGGCATCCGCGTCGTCGACGTCTGGGGCACCTACATGTCGGTCTGGCGGCAGCCGGGCAGCGTCGGTCCCGACGGACGTCATCTCAGCGTCGAGGGCAACAGGAAGATGGCGGCGGCGGTGGTGGGGATGGTGAGGTAG
- a CDS encoding PhzF family phenazine biosynthesis protein, whose product MTVLRIAAFSDGNTGGNPAGVWIGDALPDAATMQAIAAEVGFSETAFAAPAGGAWRVRYFSPAMEVPFCGHATIALGAALAHRFGDRSFELHLNASVISVSGRRDGNTIAAALQSPPTRSAPLDGRLRDALLDLFGYTSSDLDPKLPPAKIHGGADHGLLALTSRAALARMAYDFERGRALMAREGLVTIALVAAETPRLFHVRNAFAAGGVVEDPATGAAAAAFAGYLRDIGWPHGGAIDIVQGEDMGARSLIRAEIGAAKGSSIRVSGTARFMDGA is encoded by the coding sequence ATGACAGTCCTCCGCATCGCAGCCTTCTCCGACGGCAACACCGGCGGCAATCCCGCCGGGGTCTGGATCGGCGATGCCCTTCCCGATGCCGCGACGATGCAGGCGATCGCGGCTGAGGTCGGCTTCTCCGAGACCGCCTTTGCCGCGCCCGCAGGCGGGGCCTGGCGCGTGCGCTATTTTTCGCCGGCGATGGAGGTGCCGTTCTGCGGCCACGCCACCATTGCGCTCGGCGCTGCGCTCGCGCACCGCTTCGGCGATCGCAGTTTTGAGCTGCATCTGAATGCGTCCGTCATTTCCGTCTCCGGGCGGCGCGACGGCAACACCATCGCCGCCGCGCTGCAGTCGCCGCCGACGCGCAGCGCGCCGCTCGATGGTCGCTTGCGCGATGCGCTGCTCGACCTGTTCGGCTACACAAGTTCCGATCTCGATCCAAAGCTGCCGCCGGCGAAAATTCATGGCGGCGCCGATCATGGCCTGCTGGCGTTGACGTCGCGCGCGGCGCTCGCGCGCATGGCCTACGATTTCGAGCGCGGCCGCGCCTTGATGGCGCGCGAAGGCCTCGTCACCATCGCGCTGGTGGCAGCGGAGACGCCGCGGCTGTTTCATGTGCGCAATGCCTTTGCCGCCGGCGGCGTGGTCGAGGATCCCGCCACGGGCGCGGCGGCCGCAGCATTCGCAGGCTATTTGCGCGACATCGGCTGGCCGCATGGCGGCGCCATCGACATCGTCCAGGGCGAGGACATGGGCGCACGCTCGCTGATCCGTGCCGAGATCGGCGCGGCCAAAGGCAGCTCGATCCGGGTGTCCGGGACGGCGCGCTTCATGGACGGGGCGTGA
- a CDS encoding VOC family protein, translating to MTLLINIDVPDVEAATAFYTAAFALTVGRRFGRDVVELLGWPAPVYLLTKQAGTVGAGQDSRRYVRHWTPVHLDVVVDDVDAAVTRALAAGAVLEAPARDAPYGRIAMLADPFGHGFCLLAFSAKGYDALLDSNT from the coding sequence ATGACCCTCCTGATCAACATCGACGTCCCCGATGTCGAGGCCGCCACCGCGTTCTACACCGCCGCGTTCGCCCTCACGGTCGGTCGCCGCTTCGGCCGTGATGTCGTCGAGCTGCTGGGCTGGCCGGCGCCGGTCTATCTGCTGACCAAGCAGGCCGGCACCGTGGGCGCCGGCCAGGACAGCCGCCGCTATGTCAGGCACTGGACGCCGGTGCATCTGGATGTCGTGGTCGACGATGTCGATGCCGCCGTCACGCGCGCGCTCGCCGCCGGCGCGGTGCTGGAGGCGCCGGCGCGCGATGCGCCCTATGGACGGATCGCGATGCTGGCCGATCCGTTCGGCCACGGCTTCTGCCTGCTGGCGTTCAGCGCGAAAGGATATGACGCGCTGCTGGACTCAAATACGTGA
- a CDS encoding DMT family transporter, translated as MDQRTSGADALTHRNDNTQALLGVVCGLSAALFWALGFAGTRHGLKVGFTPVDLLVHRYVWSGIAFLPLVFRAGISDLCGIGWARGLALMVLGGPVMSLISYTGFLFVPLAHGSVIQPSCATLGGLLLAALFLKEKVSASRLAGAIVIVGGLGVIGAESIGHIGIDGVQGDLIFVLTGLMFAGFGALLRHWRVSAVSAALVINVLSLLLLPIYVATVGLAHIAAIGLTENAIQALAQGVLAGPAALYLFAVSVQRLGVARAAVFPACVPALTLLTGWLLLGEPPTSLQAAGLVTVLCGFYLAQRQR; from the coding sequence ATGGATCAGCGGACGAGCGGCGCTGACGCTCTCACTCACAGGAACGACAATACGCAGGCGCTGCTCGGCGTCGTCTGCGGGCTGTCGGCTGCGCTGTTCTGGGCGCTCGGCTTTGCCGGCACGCGGCATGGCCTGAAGGTCGGCTTCACGCCGGTCGATCTGCTGGTGCATCGCTACGTCTGGTCGGGCATCGCCTTCCTGCCGCTGGTGTTCCGCGCCGGCATCTCCGATCTGTGCGGCATCGGCTGGGCGAGGGGCCTTGCGCTGATGGTGCTCGGCGGACCTGTGATGTCGCTGATCTCCTACACCGGGTTCCTGTTCGTGCCGCTCGCCCATGGCAGCGTGATCCAGCCGTCCTGTGCGACGCTCGGCGGGCTGTTGCTGGCCGCACTGTTCCTGAAAGAGAAGGTCTCCGCCTCGCGACTCGCGGGCGCGATCGTCATCGTCGGCGGCCTCGGCGTGATCGGCGCGGAATCGATCGGCCATATCGGCATCGACGGCGTGCAGGGCGATCTGATCTTCGTGCTGACCGGCCTGATGTTCGCGGGCTTCGGTGCGCTGCTGCGCCACTGGCGGGTCTCGGCGGTGTCGGCTGCGCTCGTCATCAACGTGCTGTCGCTGCTGCTGCTGCCGATCTACGTCGCGACGGTCGGTCTCGCCCACATCGCGGCGATCGGCCTCACCGAGAACGCGATCCAGGCGCTGGCGCAGGGCGTGCTCGCAGGCCCCGCCGCGCTCTATCTGTTCGCGGTCTCGGTGCAGCGCCTCGGCGTCGCGCGCGCGGCGGTGTTTCCGGCCTGCGTGCCGGCGCTGACGCTGCTGACCGGATGGCTGCTGCTCGGCGAGCCGCCGACGTCGTTGCAGGCGGCAGGCCTCGTGACGGTGCTGTGCGGATTTTACCTGGCGCAGAGGCAGCGCTAG
- a CDS encoding nuclear transport factor 2 family protein has product MTGPKDIVINAWKTFSSRDADRIAALFTDDAEWIAPKGNATAVALDHTDHMVGGKQIARFIAQEMHKMFSGIDIAFRGIHADGDTVIVEERMRATLPSGKPYENDYCFVFTLAGDRIREVREYMDTRKGWRMVFGEEV; this is encoded by the coding sequence GTGACCGGTCCGAAGGACATCGTAATCAACGCCTGGAAAACCTTCTCGTCGCGCGATGCGGATCGCATCGCGGCGCTGTTCACTGACGATGCCGAGTGGATCGCGCCGAAAGGCAATGCCACGGCGGTCGCGCTCGATCACACCGACCACATGGTCGGGGGAAAGCAGATCGCGCGCTTCATCGCGCAGGAAATGCACAAGATGTTTTCCGGGATCGATATCGCCTTTCGCGGGATCCATGCCGACGGCGACACCGTGATCGTGGAAGAGCGGATGCGCGCCACGCTTCCGAGCGGCAAGCCTTATGAGAACGACTATTGCTTCGTGTTCACGCTGGCCGGCGATCGCATCCGCGAGGTGCGGGAATATATGGATACGCGCAAGGGATGGCGCATGGTGTTCGGCGAGGAAGTGTGA
- a CDS encoding bifunctional transcriptional activator/DNA repair enzyme AdaA, translating into MRYHPSMLSFETCNAARLRRDPRYDGRFFTAVKTTGIYCRPVCPAKHPLTRNVAYYATAAAAEAAGFRPCLRCRPETAPFCPAWNGTRSTVARAVKLINAGALDEDTVVTLAARLGISSRHLARLFERHVGATPQQLAKTLRVQRAKRLLDAGEHTMTDIAFQSGFGSLRRFNAAFAELYGRSPSSLRAVRRVSSLRRRGG; encoded by the coding sequence ATGCGCTATCATCCGTCCATGCTGAGCTTCGAGACCTGCAATGCCGCGCGGCTGCGCCGCGATCCCCGCTATGATGGCCGCTTCTTTACCGCCGTGAAAACGACGGGGATCTATTGCCGTCCGGTCTGCCCGGCCAAGCATCCGCTGACGCGCAACGTCGCCTATTACGCCACCGCAGCCGCGGCCGAGGCGGCCGGATTTCGGCCGTGCCTGCGTTGCCGGCCCGAGACCGCGCCGTTCTGCCCGGCCTGGAACGGCACCCGCTCGACCGTTGCCCGCGCCGTGAAGCTCATCAATGCGGGTGCGCTCGACGAGGATACGGTGGTGACGCTCGCAGCGCGGCTCGGCATCTCATCGCGTCATCTGGCGCGGCTGTTCGAGCGCCATGTCGGCGCGACACCACAACAGCTTGCCAAGACGCTTCGTGTCCAGCGCGCCAAGCGCCTGCTCGATGCCGGCGAACACACCATGACCGACATCGCGTTCCAGTCGGGCTTCGGCAGCCTGCGCCGCTTCAACGCCGCCTTCGCCGAGCTCTATGGCCGTTCGCCATCGAGCCTGCGGGCAGTCCGGCGCGTGTCGTCGCTCAGAAGACGCGGGGGCTGA
- a CDS encoding Flp family type IVb pilin, which produces MKCLLIEFAADESGATAIEYGLIAAGIALAIIEVIYALGTNLVAKLQSLATALK; this is translated from the coding sequence TTGAAATGCCTGTTGATTGAATTTGCGGCCGATGAATCCGGAGCCACCGCGATCGAATATGGCCTGATCGCGGCGGGAATCGCGCTCGCGATCATCGAAGTCATCTATGCCCTCGGCACCAACCTTGTCGCGAAGCTGCAATCGCTGGCGACTGCGTTGAAGTAA
- the pdxY gene encoding pyridoxal kinase gives MLVISIQSQVVHGHVGNSAAVHAMQAEGVNVAAVPTTLLSNHPRYPTLRGRVLDAELVADLLRGVEERDLVDEAAVLVTGYLGSPDNAAVIADFVERALSRNSKLVYLCDPVIGDDGRVYVADGILDVLRHRLLPAAHLITPNQFELELLSGVKVADTDGLRSAAAAIAEQRRIDVVATGCTLADTPPEQVETILCASGHLSRFATPRLPIRPYGTGDLLTGLIAAHLAKGAAIEAAVRLAVETIFAVLVRTEQAGSSEMRLVPLPASGT, from the coding sequence ATGCTCGTCATCTCCATTCAAAGCCAGGTGGTCCACGGCCATGTCGGCAACAGCGCGGCGGTCCACGCCATGCAGGCCGAGGGCGTGAACGTCGCCGCTGTGCCGACGACGCTGCTGTCGAACCATCCGCGCTACCCGACCTTGCGCGGGCGGGTGCTCGATGCCGAGCTGGTTGCCGATCTGCTGAGAGGCGTCGAGGAGCGGGACCTCGTCGATGAGGCCGCCGTGCTTGTCACCGGTTATCTCGGATCGCCCGACAACGCGGCCGTCATCGCCGATTTCGTCGAGCGTGCCCTGTCGCGCAATTCGAAGCTCGTCTATCTCTGCGACCCCGTGATCGGGGACGACGGCCGCGTCTATGTCGCAGACGGCATTTTAGACGTGCTCCGGCACCGGCTGCTGCCCGCCGCGCATCTGATCACGCCGAACCAGTTCGAGCTAGAGCTTCTCTCAGGCGTCAAGGTTGCGGACACGGACGGTCTGCGATCCGCCGCGGCTGCGATTGCGGAACAACGCCGGATCGATGTTGTCGCCACCGGCTGCACACTCGCCGACACGCCACCGGAACAGGTGGAAACGATTTTGTGTGCCAGCGGGCACTTGTCGCGCTTTGCGACCCCGCGCTTGCCGATCCGCCCCTATGGCACCGGCGATCTCCTGACCGGCCTGATCGCTGCGCATCTTGCCAAGGGTGCGGCAATCGAGGCGGCGGTGCGGCTCGCGGTCGAGACCATCTTTGCGGTGCTCGTTCGCACCGAGCAGGCGGGATCATCCGAGATGCGTCTCGTCCCGTTGCCCGCGTCAGGTACGTAA
- a CDS encoding FMN-binding negative transcriptional regulator, with protein MHVLRPQFHIEEQRALEFARRRGFGVIVAADANGPRASHVPFLLAERDGRTIVQVHFTARNPLVELADGARRFLLIVSGDDAYISNDWYASRDNVSTWLYEAVHLSGVAHLRGHDENRGHGDTLLAVAEARLPKQPWDLAQMEPGKRESMLAAIRVVDLVVDQVEGQAKLNQHKSDADHVAVADQLARSEESGHRRLARKMQALRPGLGYDVS; from the coding sequence ATGCATGTCCTTCGGCCCCAATTCCACATCGAGGAGCAGCGCGCGCTGGAGTTCGCACGCCGGCGCGGCTTCGGGGTGATCGTGGCGGCGGATGCAAACGGTCCGCGGGCCTCGCATGTGCCGTTCCTGCTAGCCGAGCGCGACGGGCGCACGATCGTGCAGGTGCATTTCACGGCAAGGAATCCGCTGGTCGAGCTTGCCGACGGCGCCAGGCGCTTCCTGCTGATCGTCTCGGGCGACGATGCGTACATCTCCAACGACTGGTACGCCTCGCGCGATAACGTCTCGACCTGGCTCTACGAGGCGGTGCACCTGTCGGGCGTAGCGCATCTGCGCGGGCACGATGAGAACCGGGGCCATGGCGATACGCTGCTCGCGGTTGCCGAGGCGCGGCTGCCCAAACAGCCCTGGGATCTCGCGCAGATGGAGCCGGGCAAACGCGAAAGCATGCTGGCGGCGATCCGCGTCGTCGATCTCGTGGTCGATCAGGTCGAGGGGCAGGCCAAGCTCAATCAGCACAAGAGCGACGCCGACCATGTCGCGGTCGCCGACCAACTGGCGCGGTCGGAGGAGAGCGGGCACCGTCGGCTGGCGCGGAAGATGCAGGCGTTGAGGCCGGGACTCGGCTACGACGTTTCGTGA
- a CDS encoding TetR family transcriptional regulator encodes MAERRSRSVSSRKLPQQARSNELVTAILGAAVQVLAKEGAQRFTTARVAERAGVSVGSLYQYFPNKAAILFRLQSDEWRSTSELLRGILADRTKPPAVRLRALVHAFIRSECEEAAVRGALSDAAPLYRDAPEAQEARAAGEGIVAGFMREALPEASEATRELAGELIKTTLAEVGKRFSETPRSGAAIVRHADGLADMFCAYLDELARRGRHS; translated from the coding sequence ATGGCCGAACGTCGAAGCCGTTCAGTTTCCTCACGAAAACTGCCGCAGCAGGCTCGATCCAACGAGTTGGTGACGGCTATCCTGGGTGCGGCTGTTCAGGTTCTGGCGAAGGAAGGGGCGCAGCGTTTTACCACCGCGCGGGTTGCGGAGCGGGCCGGGGTGAGCGTCGGTTCGCTCTACCAATACTTTCCGAACAAGGCGGCGATCCTGTTTCGCCTGCAAAGCGACGAGTGGCGAAGCACGAGCGAGCTTCTGCGGGGCATTCTTGCAGACCGGACGAAGCCGCCGGCCGTACGGCTGCGGGCACTGGTCCACGCCTTCATCCGATCCGAATGCGAGGAAGCTGCGGTCCGAGGCGCGCTCAGCGATGCCGCACCGCTCTATCGCGATGCGCCCGAGGCGCAGGAGGCGCGGGCAGCGGGCGAGGGCATCGTTGCGGGCTTCATGCGCGAGGCGCTGCCGGAAGCCTCGGAGGCGACACGTGAGCTCGCCGGGGAGCTGATCAAGACGACGCTCGCCGAAGTCGGCAAGCGCTTCTCGGAGACGCCGCGCAGCGGAGCGGCGATCGTGCGTCATGCCGACGGGCTGGCCGACATGTTCTGCGCCTATCTTGATGAGCTTGCGCGACGCGGACGTCATTCCTGA
- a CDS encoding O-methyltransferase yields the protein MTIPTITSLAPLLDRLFGEDEAARDVIRAAVADLSDADRTKMMQSKTDYRDLYHRLKDAPLAVSRETGHLLYMLTRSSRAKAIVEFGTSFGISTLHLAAGLRDNGGGRLITSEFEPTKAARARENLSAGGLIDLVEIREGDALKTLSVDLPDQIDLVLLDGAKALYPEILDLVEERLPPGAIIVADNADDSPDYLARVRAPGSGYMSTPFAGDVEFSVRIS from the coding sequence ATGACCATCCCGACCATCACCTCGCTTGCGCCGCTGCTGGATCGCCTGTTCGGCGAGGACGAAGCTGCAAGAGACGTCATTCGTGCCGCCGTGGCTGACCTGTCCGACGCCGATCGCACGAAGATGATGCAAAGCAAGACCGATTACCGCGACCTCTACCACCGCCTGAAGGACGCACCGCTCGCGGTCTCGCGCGAGACCGGTCACCTGCTCTACATGCTGACGCGGAGCTCGCGCGCCAAGGCGATCGTCGAGTTCGGCACCTCATTCGGAATCTCGACCCTGCACCTTGCCGCAGGTTTGCGCGACAATGGTGGCGGCCGCCTCATCACCAGCGAGTTCGAGCCGACCAAGGCGGCGCGGGCGCGCGAAAACCTCTCGGCCGGCGGACTGATCGATCTCGTCGAAATCCGCGAAGGGGATGCGCTGAAGACACTCAGCGTCGATCTGCCCGATCAGATCGATCTGGTGCTGCTCGATGGCGCCAAGGCGCTCTATCCCGAAATCCTCGATCTGGTCGAAGAGCGTCTGCCTCCGGGCGCGATCATCGTGGCCGACAATGCCGACGATAGTCCCGACTATTTGGCGCGCGTGCGCGCGCCCGGTAGCGGCTATATGTCCACGCCTTTCGCAGGCGATGTCGAATTCTCGGTGCGGATCAGTTAG
- a CDS encoding DMT family transporter, which translates to MTSAFTSYAALALAIVLEVTASAFLQQSAQFTRPWPTLAMVLFYVASFYALSVAIRVIPLSIAYAIWGGVGIILTATVSFVLFRQMLDAAAFVGIGRIVSGVVVINLFSQTTAH; encoded by the coding sequence ATGACGTCCGCCTTTACCTCCTATGCAGCGCTTGCCCTCGCCATCGTGCTCGAGGTGACGGCGTCCGCCTTTTTGCAGCAATCCGCGCAATTCACGCGGCCGTGGCCGACGCTGGCGATGGTGCTGTTCTACGTCGCCTCGTTCTACGCGCTGTCGGTCGCGATCCGGGTCATTCCCTTGAGCATCGCCTACGCGATCTGGGGTGGGGTCGGCATCATCCTGACCGCCACCGTCTCCTTCGTGCTGTTCCGCCAGATGCTCGACGCTGCGGCCTTCGTCGGCATCGGCCGGATCGTGTCGGGCGTCGTGGTCATCAACCTGTTCTCGCAGACGACGGCGCACTGA
- a CDS encoding TetR/AcrR family transcriptional regulator — protein sequence MPASAYTRAKQPEQVRRALLDCAEAIAMDHGVSGITVQAVAAAAGVTKGGLFHHFGSKQALIEGLFADLLARVDAEIDAAVEADPKPRGSFTRAYVSAVFTGKAFGFATPWAALSMVVVTDPSLRRLWNDWMKARLKRHRSTDAAPELQILRLAADGAWLSFVTTGQTRMNADLRAVHERLIEQTYRRA from the coding sequence ATGCCGGCGAGCGCCTACACCCGCGCCAAGCAACCCGAGCAGGTGCGGCGCGCCTTGCTCGACTGCGCGGAAGCCATCGCCATGGACCACGGTGTCTCCGGCATCACGGTGCAAGCCGTGGCGGCGGCAGCGGGCGTCACCAAGGGCGGGCTGTTTCATCATTTCGGGAGCAAGCAGGCCCTGATCGAAGGCCTGTTCGCTGACCTGCTCGCCCGCGTCGATGCCGAGATTGACGCCGCCGTCGAAGCGGATCCGAAGCCGCGCGGCAGCTTTACGCGCGCCTATGTGAGTGCGGTATTCACTGGAAAAGCCTTCGGCTTTGCCACGCCATGGGCGGCGCTGAGCATGGTGGTCGTCACCGATCCGTCGCTGCGCAGATTGTGGAACGACTGGATGAAGGCGCGTCTGAAACGCCACCGCAGCACCGATGCGGCGCCGGAGCTTCAGATCCTGCGTCTCGCCGCCGACGGTGCCTGGCTGTCCTTCGTCACGACGGGACAGACCCGTATGAATGCCGATTTGCGCGCCGTGCATGAACGCCTGATCGAGCAGACCTACCGGCGCGCGTAA
- a CDS encoding SH3 domain-containing protein produces MRLRTALVAALLLAPTAALAAPGVVTVSTGLRAGPGAGFPMVDRIPEGARVNIHGCLRGNAWCDVSFSDDRGWVSSQYLEYLYRNHYVYLPDYADEIDVPVVPFVLSSYWSSYYEGRPWYRRHAYWNNYWSSHERSATRMTINPHAARIGRAATRDAAVALGREGIHGKGNVNGAAAISGRDAATARRDAAITKRDAAVTADRTGAGRSERIAHGSERIAHERAAVRQGRNPRDAQARMMHEPASARAAVRAQPMARVHEAPRVSAAPRSAMPHMAQPNVSHGAPMNAHAQMPAPRAAAPAMPHPGGGGGAPHANAAPHGGGPGGGPHKH; encoded by the coding sequence ATGAGACTGAGAACCGCTTTAGTTGCCGCATTGCTGCTCGCGCCGACGGCCGCATTGGCCGCGCCTGGTGTCGTTACCGTCTCGACCGGCCTGCGCGCCGGCCCGGGTGCGGGATTTCCGATGGTCGATCGCATCCCCGAGGGTGCCCGCGTCAACATCCATGGTTGCCTGCGCGGCAATGCCTGGTGTGACGTGAGCTTCTCCGACGACCGCGGCTGGGTATCGTCGCAATATCTCGAATATCTCTACCGCAATCACTACGTCTATCTGCCCGACTATGCGGACGAGATCGACGTGCCCGTCGTTCCCTTCGTGCTGAGCTCGTACTGGTCGAGCTATTACGAGGGACGTCCCTGGTATCGCCGCCACGCCTATTGGAATAATTACTGGAGCTCGCACGAGCGTTCGGCGACGCGGATGACGATCAATCCGCACGCGGCCCGTATCGGCCGCGCGGCGACGCGTGACGCTGCAGTCGCACTGGGACGCGAAGGCATCCACGGCAAGGGCAATGTCAACGGCGCCGCCGCGATCTCCGGGCGTGATGCTGCGACGGCGCGGCGTGACGCAGCCATCACGAAGCGCGACGCTGCAGTGACGGCCGATCGGACCGGTGCCGGACGAAGCGAACGCATCGCGCATGGAAGTGAGCGCATCGCGCATGAGCGAGCCGCCGTGCGGCAGGGACGCAATCCCCGTGATGCGCAGGCACGCATGATGCACGAGCCGGCCTCTGCCCGGGCTGCGGTGCGTGCGCAGCCGATGGCGCGTGTGCATGAAGCGCCGCGTGTGTCTGCTGCGCCTCGGTCTGCCATGCCGCACATGGCTCAGCCGAATGTCAGCCATGGTGCGCCGATGAACGCGCATGCGCAGATGCCGGCACCGCGTGCGGCTGCGCCTGCGATGCCGCATCCGGGTGGCGGAGGCGGCGCTCCGCACGCCAATGCCGCTCCGCACGGCGGCGGCCCCGGCGGCGGTCCGCACAAGCACTAG